A region from the Medicago truncatula cultivar Jemalong A17 chromosome 6, MtrunA17r5.0-ANR, whole genome shotgun sequence genome encodes:
- the LOC11420220 gene encoding protein DETOXIFICATION 16 translates to MSLDSPLIVEETKQNNKKEEDRRELVEEVKKQLWLSGPLISVTLLNFGINLISVMFVGHLGELPLSGASMATSFASVTGFSLLQGMASALDTFCGQSYGAKQYRMLGVHMQRAMFILMVVAIPLAVIWANTRSILLVLGQDPEISIEAGSYAKLMVPCLFAYGLLQCLNRFLQTQNIVFPMMFSSAMTTLLHLPICWFMVYKSGLGSRGAAIANSISYWINVTILALYVKFSPSCKKTWTGFSKEAFALNNIPIFLKLAVPSAVMVCLEMWSFELMVLLSGLLPNPKLETSVLSISLNTSALVWMIPFGLSGAISIRVSNELGAGNPRAARLAVYVVVVIAIIESIVVGAVIILIRNIWGYAYSNEEEVVKYVAIMLPIIAVSNFLDGIQSVLSGTARGVGWQKIGAYVNLGSYYLVGIPAAVVLAFVLHVGGKGLWLGIICALFVQVVSLTIITIRTDWEKEAKKATDRVYDSITTESLVS, encoded by the exons ATGTCTCTTGATTCTCCATTGATTgttgaagaaacaaaacaaaacaataagaaagaagaagatagaAGAGAATTGGTTGAAGAAGTTAAGAAACAGTTATGGCTATCAGGGCCATTGATATCAGTTACACTTTTAAATTTTGGTATCAATCTTATTTCAGTTATGTTTGTTGGTCATCTTGGTGAGTTACCTCTCTCTGGTGCTTCCATGGCTACTTCTTTTGCTTCTGTCACTGGTTTCAGTTTATTG caAGGAATGGCAAGTGCCTTGGACACATTTTGTGGACAATCATATGGCGCGAAACAATACCGCATGTTAGGCGTACACATGCAGAGAGCAATGTTCATTCTCATGGTCGTTGCGATTCCCCTCGCGGTTATTTGGGCAAACACAAGATCAATTCTCCTTGTGCTTGGCCAAGATCCTGAAATATCTATAGAGGCTGGCAGCTATGCAAAGTTAATGGTTCCATGCCTTTTTGCTTATGGTCTTCTACAATGCCTCAACAGATTCTTACAGACTCAAAATATTGTATTTCCAATGATGTTTAGCTCTGCGATGACGACGTTACTTCATCTTCCTATTTGCTGGTTTATGGTATACAAATCTGGATTAGGTAGCAGAGGTGCTGCCATAGCAAATTCTATATCCTATTGGATCAACGTTACCATACTCGCACTCTATGTCAAGTTTTCTCCTTCATGTAAAAAAACATGGACTGGTTTTTCCAAAGAAGCGTTTGCACTGAACAATATCCCAATTTTCCTGAAGCTTGCTGTTCCTTCAGCTGTAATGGTTTG CTTGGAAATGTGGTCATTTGAATTAATGGTTCTTCTTTCCGGTCTTCTTCCAAATCCGAAGTTGGAAACATCAGTACTTTCTATCAG TTTGAATACATCGGCACTTGTTTGGATGATCCCCTTTGGACTTAGCGGAGCTATAAG CATTCGTGTCTCGAATGAACTCGGGGCTGGTAATCCACGGGCCGCACGTTTGGCAGTGTATGTCGTTGTAGTGATAGCCATTATTGAGAGCATCGTAGTTGGAGCTGTGATTATACTAATTCGCAATATATGGGGATATGCTTATAGCAATGAAGAAGAAGTTGTCAAATATGTAGCAATTATGTTGCCTATTATTGCAGTATCCAACTTTCTGGATGGAATACAAAGTGTTCTTTCAG GCACTGCTAGAGGAGTTGGTTGGCAAAAGATCGGCGCATATGTCAATCTCGGGTCATACTATTTAGTTGGGATTCCAGCAGCAGTTGTATTAGCTTTTGTATTGCATGTTGGCGGGAAG GGACTGTGGCTGGGGATCATATGTGCACTCTTCGTTCAAGTAGTTTCTCTAACGATCATTACAATACGCACTGATTGGGAGAAAGAG GCAAAGAAGGCTACTGATAGAGTTTATGATTCAATAACAACAGAGAGCTTAGTCTCATGA
- the LOC11419334 gene encoding protein DETOXIFICATION 16, translating to MSLHSSLIVEETKQNKEEERRKLVEEVKTQLWLSGPLISVTLLNFGISLISLMFVGHLSELSLSGASMATSFASVTGFSLLVGMASALDTLCGQSYGAKQYRMLGIHMQRAMFILMIVAIPLAIIWANTRSILIFLGQDHEISMEAGNYAKLMVPSLFAYGLLQCLNRFLQTQNIVFPMMLSSAVTTLLHLPLCWYMVYKSGFGSGGAAIASSISYWVNVIILSLYVKFSPSCQKTWNGFSREALAPNNIPIFLKLAIPSAAMVCLEIWSFELVVLLSGLLPNPKLETSVLSICLNTTAVVWMIPFGLSGAISVRVSNELGAGNPQAARLAVCVVVVIAIIESILVGAVVMLIRNIWGYAYSNEEEVVKYVANMMPLLAVTALVDGMTAVLSGTARGCGWQKICAFVNLGSYYLVGIPAAVVLAFVLHIGGKGLWLGIICALIVHVLCLTIITIRTDWEKEAKKATHRVYNAITTEILVS from the exons atgtctcttcattcttcattaattgttgaagaaacaaaacaaaacaaggaagaagaaagaagaaaattggTTGAAGAAGTGAAGACACAATTATGGTTATCAGGACCATTGATATCAGTTACACTCTTAAATTTTGGTATCAGTCTTATTTCACTTATGTTTGTTGGTCATCTTAGTGAGTTATCTCTCTCTGGTGCTTCCATGGCTACCTCTTTTGCTTCTGTTACTGGTTTCAGTTTATTG GTCGGAATGGCAAGTGCCTTGGACACATTATGTGGCCAGTCATATGGCGCAAAGCAGTACCGCATGCTAGGCATACACATGCAAAGAGCCATGTTCATTCTCATGATTGTTGCGATTCCTCTCGCTATTATTTGGGCAAACACTAGATCCATTCTCATTTTCCTTGGACAAGATCACGAAATATCTATGGAGGCTGGCAACTATGCTAAGTTAATGGTTCCATCCCTTTTTGCTTATGGTCTCCTACAATGCCTCAACAGATTCTTACAAACTCAAAATATTGTATTTCCAATGATGTTAAGCTCCGCGGTTACGACATTACTTCATCTTCCTTTATGTTGGTATATGGTATACAAGTCTGGATTTGGTAGCGGAGGCGCTGCCATAGCAAGTTCTATATCCTATTGGGTCAATGTTATCATACTCTCACTCTATGTAAAATTTTCTCCTTCATGTCAAAAAACATGGAATGGGTTTTCTAGGGAAGCACTTGCACCGAACAATATCCCGATTTTCTTGAAGCTTGCCATTCCTTCAGCTGCAATGGTTTG CTTGGAAATATGGTCATTTGAATTAGTGGTTCTCCTTTCCGGTCTCCTTCCAAATCCAAAGTTGGAAACATCGGTGCTTTCTATCTG TTTGAATACAACAGCAGTCGTTTGGATGATCCCATTTGGACTAAGTGGAGCTATAAG CGTTCGTGTTTCAAATGAACTCGGTGCTGGTAATCCACAGGCTGCACGTTTGGCAGTCTGCGTCGTTGTAGTAATTGCCATTATTGAGAGCATTTTAGTTGGAGCAGTGGTTATGCTAATTCGCAATATATGGGGATATGCTTATAGCAATGAAGAAGAAGTGGTCAAATATGTAGCAAATATGATGCCACTTCTTGCAGTAACAGCCTTAGTAGATGGAATGACAGCAGTTCTTTCAG GCACTGCTAGAGGATGTGGTTGGCAGAAAATTTGCGCGTTTGTCAATCTTGGATCATACTATTTAGTCGGAATTCCAGCAGCTGTTGTATTAGCTTTTGTACTGCATATTGGCGGGAAG GGGCTGTGGCTGGGGATTATATGTGCCCTCATTGTTCACGTACTTTGTCTAACGATCATTACAATACGCACTGATTGGGAGAAAGAG GCAAAGAAGGCAACTCATAGAGTCTATAATGCAATAACAACAGAGATCTTAGTCTCATGA
- the LOC11414658 gene encoding WAT1-related protein At3g18200, with product MGSIMTEKVKLLVALLALQFCFAGFHIVSRLALNMGVSKVVYPIYRNLIALLLLSPLAYFLEKNQRPPLTLSLLVQFFLLALLGITANQGFYLLGLYYASPTFASAMQNSVPAITFVLASALRLEETNIARRDGLAKVVGTIASVGGATIITLYKGPPLLHLQMDHIQGDNTLLQVDESSTKMQNWTWGCIYLLGHCLSWAGWIVFQAPVVKKYPAKLTLTSFTCFFGLIQFLIIAAFTENDFEKWKIQSSEELFTILYAGIVASGIVISLQTWCIQKGGPVFVAVFQPIQTFLVAVMAALILGDQLYSGGIIGAILIVLGLYLVLWGKTNEKKANESALTKPLLDSKEENKVIDAASKDIP from the exons ATGGGAAGTATAATGACAGAAAAAGTGAAGCTTCTTGTAGCATTACTTGCTCTACAGTTTTGTTTTGCAGGATTTCACATTGTCTCTAGACTTGCATTAAACATGGGTGTTAGCAAAGTTGTTTATCCTATTTATAGAAATTTAATTGCATTGCTTTTGTTGAGTCCACTTGCTTACTTTTTAGAAAA GAATCAAAGACCACCCCTTACTCTATCTTTATTGGTTCAATTCTTCCTATTGGCTTTATTGGG GATCACTGCAAACCAAGGATTTTACTTGTTGGGATTATACTATGCTTCTCCTACTTTTGCTTCTGCAATGCAAAACTCAGTTCCTGCCATCACATTTGTCTTGGCCTCAGCTTTAAG ACTTGAGGAAACCAACATTGCAAGAAGAGATGGATTAGCAAAAGTTGTAGGAACCATTGCAAGTGTGGGAGGTGCCACTATAATCACTCTTTATAAAGGTCCTCCTCTTCTTCACCTTCAAATGGACCATATACAAGGAGACAATACCTTATTACAAGTAGATGAGTCTTcaacaaaaatgcaaaattgGACATGGGGTTGCATATACTTGCTTGGACATTGTTTATCATGGGCTGGTTGGATAGTTTTTCAG GCTCCGGTGGTGAAGAAGTATCCAGCAAAACTCACACTGACATCATTTACATGTTTCTTTGGATTGATACAATTCTTGATCATAGCAGCCTTCacagaaaatgattttgaaaagtGGAAGATACAATCATCAGAGGAGCTTTTTACCATCCTATATGCT GGAATTGTAGCATCAGGTATTGTGATATCTCTCCAAACATGGTGTATTCAAAAGGGTGGTCCTGTCTTTGTTGCTGTTTTCCAACCAATACAGACTTTCCTAGTTGCTGTCATGGCAGCACTTATTCTTGGAGATCAGTTATACTCTGGAGG GATCATTGGTGCAATTCTCATTGTGCTTGGTCTATACTTAGTTCTATGGGGAAAAACCAACGAGAAAAAGGCGAATGAGTCGGCATTAACAAAGCCCTTGCTTGATTCAAAGGAAGAGAATAAAGTTATTGATGCAGCTTCAAAAGACATACCTTGA